A single window of Ananas comosus cultivar F153 linkage group 19, ASM154086v1, whole genome shotgun sequence DNA harbors:
- the LOC109724782 gene encoding uncharacterized protein LOC109724782: MLSTYRRSSPRRPFDFSAFVAVPLRLLSPCCLSRPTSRLPSPVLSTFSRPVACPVRRPVWEVALCRRSCGPRLFLHRTFSAVRPGVASSYGWSPLIRVWASVVPKVLLGDVETGKCSPFLPLL; encoded by the exons ATGCTATCCACATATAGGAGGAGTTCTCCTCGCCGTCCTTTCGACTTCTCCGCCTTCGTGGCGGTGCCTCTCCGCCTTCTCTCGCCCTGTTGCCTGTCCCGTCCGACATCCCGTCTGCCTTCTCCCGTACTCTCCACCTTCTCTCGCCCTGTTGCCTGTCCCGTCCGCCGTCCCGTCTGGGAGGTGGCGTTGTGTCGTCGGTCGTGTGGGCCGCGACTTTTCCTCCACCGCACGTTCTCGGCTGTACGGCCCGGCGTGGCTTCTTCCTACGGTTGGAG CCCTCTTATACGGGTTTGGGCGTCTGTGGTTCCGAAG GTTCTTCTTGGAGATGTGGAAACTGGGAAGTGTAGTCCGTTCCTGCCGCTCTTGTGA
- the LOC109724998 gene encoding ESCRT-related protein CHMP1B: MGNTEKLMNQIMELKFTSKSLQRQARKCEKEEKAEKLKVKKAMEKANMDGARIYAENAIRKRTEQMNYLRLASRLDAVVARLDTQAKMQAIGKSMGSIVKSLDSALASGNLQKMSETMDQFERQFVNMEVQAEFMEGAMAGSTSLSTPEGEVNSLMQQVADDYGLEVSVGLPQPAAHALPAKEKEKVDEDDLSRRLAELKARG; the protein is encoded by the coding sequence ATGGGGAACACGGAGAAGCTGATGAACCAGATCATGGAGCTCAAGTTCACCTCGAAGAGCCTCCAGCGCCAGGCGCGCAAGTgcgagaaggaggagaaggcggAGAAGCTCAAGGTGAAGAAGGCGATGGAGAAGGCGAACATGGACGGCGCCCGCATCTACGCCGAGAACGCCATCCGCAAGCGCACCGAGCAGATGAACTACCTCCGCCTCGCCTCGCGCCTCGACGCCGTCGTCGCCCGCCTCGACACCCAGGCCAAGATGCAGGCCATCGGCAAGTCCATGGGCTCCATCGTCAAGTCCCTCGACTCCGCCCTCGCCTCCGGAAACCTCCAGAAGATGTCCGAGACCATGGACCAGTTCGAGCGCCAGTTCGTCAACATGGAGGTGCAGGCCGAGTTCATGGAGGGCGCCATGGCCGGCTCCACCAGCCTCTCCACCCCCGAGGGCGAGGTCAACAGCCTCATGCAGCAGGTCGCCGACGATTACGGCCTCGAGGTCTCCGTCGGCCTGCCGCAGCCCGCTGCCCACGCCCTTCCCgccaaggagaaggagaaggtcGACGAGGACGACCTCTCCCGCCGCCTCGCTGAGCTCAAGGCTCGCGGCTAG
- the LOC109724783 gene encoding protein SMG7-like has translation MPSRLALFFYFFLFXIIAFEKNRQNYSQLPGNLKVPSARTLPARPAGRGRGRGNTRLVAKDTKTETTPVKERENSIPEVFKAFSTRFVRLNGILFTRTSLETFGEIFASVVIDLQELLSSGPEEDLNFGSDAAENALLIVRLIAILIFTVHNVKRESESQSYAEILQRTVLLQNAFTAAFEFVGHILKRCMQLHDAASSFYLPALLVFIEWLACHPDIAASSDNTEEKQSNARSFFWNQCLSFMNKLILTGLASIDIDEDETCFSDMSRYDEGETDNRLALWEDFELRGFLPLRPAQLILDFSRKHAFGSDASTREKGARVQRILAAGRALMNVVQVDQKRIYFDPHSKKFIMGVEPPIYEEVSESVVTKQGSELEGTIDLGAKQSKSQLLFEGEEDEEVIVFKPTVAEKLDSVATSIIPPNEFVQPVQMSNAGWPMFSTPFSAPLNNVQMPAISNISSYMNTTEANISQLPPRYVSPDHPKWLIEQRVSLSDELKNLNIIGDGHLAEQKLQRGLSGLHQPLGFAPQVSAMASGPTSAMLTNQIKASELAISSMLDTVVPSGITTDKFAAALPTPPRKNPVSRPVRHNGPPPGFSPVPSKQHENPISNSVTKDPYPQIDDYRWLDGYQPSSAKGMGIENPINHVSYMYPTVTATSSNAYSGSISFPFPGKQVSAVQTEAVDEKQWQDFKLFEQMKPYAEHQLQQMNPQHALLPEQQPGQSLWSGRYFV, from the exons ATGCCGTCGCGGTTGG CTctgtttttctatttctttctctttNTGATCATTGCATTTGAGAAG AACCGTCAGAATTATTCTCAGTTGCCCGGTAACCTCAAAGTTCCTTCAGCAAGGACATTGCCTGCACGACCAGCCGGGAGaggcagaggaagaggaaatACGAGGCTTGTGGCAAAAGATACCAAAACAGAAACAACTCCTGTTAAAGAGCGCGAGAATAGTATTCCTGAAGTATTCAAAGCCTTTTCAACTCGTTTTGTTCGACTTAATGGCATCCTCTTCACGAGGACAAG CTTGGAGACATTTGGAGAGATATTCGCCTCAGTAGTCATTGACCTGCAAGAGCTCCTTTCTTCTGGTCCTGAAGAGGATCTTAATTTTGGTTCAGATGCTGCTGAAAATGCCCTTCTTATCGTGAGGCTTATCGCCATCCTCATCTTCACAGTCCATAATGTGAAGAGGGAGTCGGAAAGCCAGTCATATGCTGAGATTTTGCAGCGCACAGTGCTTCTTCAGAATGCATTTACAGCTGCCTTTGAGTTTGTTGGACACATTCTTAAAAGATGTATGCAGCTGCATGATGCTGCATCGAGCTTCTACTTGCCGGCCCTTCTGGTCTTCATTGAATGGCTTGCATGTCATCCGGATATCGCAGCCAGCTCTGATAACACCGAGGAAAAACAATCTAATGCAAGATCATTTTTTTGGAATCAATGCTTATCCTTTATGAACAAGCTTATTCTCACCGGCCTCGCTTCTATTGATATTGATGAGGATGAGACTTGCTTCTCTGACATGAGTAGGTATGATGAGGGTGAAACTGATAATAGGCTTGCATTGTGGGAGGACTTTGAATTGAGAGGATTCTTGCCCTTAAGGCCGGCTcaacttattttggacttttcaAGGAAGCATGCATTTGGGAGTGATGCAAGCACAAGGGAAAAAGGAGCCCGTGTTCAGAGGATTCTGGCGGCTGGTAGGGCTCTTATGAATGTAGTTCAAGTTGATCAAAAGAGGATATACTTTGATCCCCACTCGAAGAAGTTCATAATGGGTGTGGAACCTCCAATTTATGAAGAAGTTTCAGAGTCAGTTGTTACTAAACAAGGGAGTGAACTTGAGGGCACCATCGACCTTGGGGCAAAACAGTCAAAGAGTCAGTTGCTTTTtgaaggagaggaagatgaggaagttATTGTTTTCAAACCTACAGTTGCTGAAAAGCTCGATAGTGTAGCTACTTCCATAATACCTCCTAATGAATTTGTACAGCCTGTCCAAATGTCTAATGCTGGTTGGCCAATGTTCAGTACTCCATTTTCTGCTCCTCTGAACAATGTTCAGATGCCAGCTATTTCAAATATCAGTTCTTATATGAACACCACCGAAGCAAATATCTCCCAACTTCCTCCACGTTACGTCAGTCCGGATCATCCTAAATGGTTAATCGAGCAACGGGTTTCCTTATCTGATGAACTGAAGAACTTGAACATCATTGGTGATGGACACTTGGCCGAACAAAAGTTACAGAGAGGCTTGAGTGGGCTTCACCAGCCTCTTGGGTTTGCACCTCAAGTTTCTGCTATGGCTAGTGGGCCTACTTCCGCTATGTTAACTAATCAGATTAAAGCTTCTGAACTGGCTATATCATCTATGCTCGATACTGTGGTGCCGTCAGGTATAACCACTGATAAGTTTGCAGCCGCACTGCCAACACCACCTAGGAAAAATCCTGTCAGCCGTCCCGTTAGGCACAATGGGCCACCTCCGGGGTTCAGCCCTGTTCCGTCGAAACAACATGAGAATCCCATTTCAAATTCAGTTACGAAGGATCCATACCCTCAAATCGATGACTATAGATGGCTGGATGGGTATCAACCATCATCAGCTAAAGGCATGGGGATAGAGAACCCAATCAACCATGTTTCATATATGTATCCAACTGTTACTGCTACTAGTAGTAATGCCTATAGCGGCTCTATCAGCTTCCCTTTTCCTGGGAAGCAGGTCTCTGCTGTTCAGACTGAGGCAGTAGATGAGAAACAGTGGCAAGATTTCAAGCTTTTCGAGCAGATGAAACCATATGCAGAACATCAGCTTCAGCAAATGAATCCACAACACGCTCTGCTGCCGGAGCAGCAGCCAGGGCAATCTCTGTGGTCGGGGAGGTACTTTGTGTGA